DNA from Rhodobacteraceae bacterium M382:
TCACGGAACCGAGGCGGACGACTGCAAGGAGGGCGCGGCTCGTGATGCCCTATACGCGCGGCTCATGGATTACCTTGTCAGGCGTTCGAATGTCCTGGTTGCTCTTTGGGATGGAGAGGTGACGGGTCTGACTGGTGGATCGTCCGACGTTGTCGTTCGCTACCTCTCTGGTTCAGAGCCGCAGGCACGGCAAGCCCGCAAACTCGAAGCGGTTGTCGACGCCGGGTTGGCTGATGATCGGTCCGACCTCGCGATTTGGATCGAAGCCCCCAGGCAGACGGATGAGGTTGAACAGGGCGACGTTCAGACAAATTACCTGGTACAGGCGGGTGCTACGGGCCTTATCTGCCGCCTGCCGGATATCCCTGATTTCGTAAAGGAGCGTTGGCGCGAGTTTGACCAGTATGCCTTCGAGCGGGACACAGAAATCGGCACCGATCTGACCGCCTATCCGATCTCTGCACCCGATGATGTCAAGATATCAGAGGTCGCCTCGTCGATCGACGTGGATTTCGTACGTGCGGATCAACTTGCCCTCGCAAATCAACGTCAATCGGATCGTCTCTTTAAGCTCTTCGGGCTCATGGCAGCCCTGATGGGGCTGACATTTCTGCTCTATGCGAAGATTGCCGCACTGAAACTGTTTCTCATCGCTTATGTGGCTCTCTTCGCAGGAGGTTTCTTTATTTTTGCCGTCGGCTCAAGGCGCGGGTGGTTTGGACGTCACCTCGCTTTCCGCGCGCTGGCCGAGGCACTCCGCATCCGATTCTTCCTTGTCTTGTCCGGAGGTGGTGCAACAGGCCAGACGCGGCGCCTCTTGCGACTGACTGGTATCGAGCGTTTCAAGGGCTTTGGATGGATTGGCGATGCAATCCGATGCACAGAACCATTGACCTACGAAAGCACAGTGCACGCAAAAGAAAGAGTTGCGGCAGTTTCGGAAAGGTGGGTCAAGGATCAAGCGGCCTACTTCTCGCGAAAGCATCATCAGTTACATGCTGAGCACGAGCGTCTTGAAACAGTAAAGAAGTATCTGTTTCTCGCAGCGTTTCTCGGTGCCGTCTCGCTGCTCTTCTTCAAGAAGTCACTCTACGGTTTCCATATCGGCGACCTCGATGGCAAGACCCTTGTGGTCTTCCTCATGGGCCTCTTGCCGCTTTGGCTTGCCGTTTGGGAAATCTACCAAACGAAAATGGCAATACGTGAGTTGCTTTGGCAGTACGCAAACCAGGGAGAGTTGTTCGAGCTTGCTGAGCGGCGTCTCGCAGCCATTTCCGATCCCGTCCATGCGCAGGATGTGATCTCGGATTTAGCCGAACGTTCGCTCATGGACGTGGTCCAGTGGAGCACACACCGCTACCACCGTGAACACGAACCGCCGTCTGCCGGATGATGAAGAAAGTGGAACATAGCAGCGATTTCAAAGCACAACTTTCAAAGTTGCGCCACGACCTTCGTACACCTGTCGGACACATCATCGGCTATGCCGAGATGATTGAGGAGGATCTGCCGCCTGATCTCCTGAAGACATTTTCGGGAGACCTGCAAGCAATCCAGAATGCAGGTCACAAAATGCTTGCCCTAATAGAAGATTTCCTAGGCGCTTCGACGGCCTCACCTGAAGAGGTCAATGTTGGTGACGCTCAGTTTCAGTTTCGAATGCAACTCAACCACATAAACGGTTATTCGGAAATGATCTTCGAGGAGGCAACAGACCTCGACGAAGCTGAGTTCATATCTGACCTGGGAAATATCTCCGAAGCGGGGCGAGCGGCGCTAAGTCTCGTAGATGCCATCCCGCAACGTTTGCTCGAGAAAAACACCAACAAAAAAACTGCCCCGAAGAAAGAAGACAAACACTCTCCGCAACAAGACATTTCGATAATCAACAGTCAAATCGGTCAAGGGGGCGAACTTTTGCTGGTAGACGACGACCCGTCAAACCGCGAGCTGTTAAGACGGCGGGTCAAACGCATGGGATACTCGGCGCGGACGGTATCCAGCGGAGAGGAGGCCCTTGCCATCCTCGAAACCGATCGATTTGACCTTGTCCTGCTTGATTACATGATGCCCGGCCTGTCTGGCCTTGAAACTCTGCAACGAATGAAGGCGTCTTCTCGCCTGCGCACGATCCCGGTGATTATGCTATCTGCATCTGACGACATTGAAATGATGGTCGACTGTATCCTTCAGGGTGCCGAAGACTACATTTTCAAGCCGTTCAATCCGATCTTGCTTCAAGCGCGGATCAGTGCATGTCTTGAAAAGGTTCGTCTGCGTCAGAACATCTCAAAGCAATTCCGTATTTTTATCTCTTCACCCGGCGACGTCATTCCCGAACGACGCGTCGCCAAATCTGTTATCGGGCGTC
Protein-coding regions in this window:
- a CDS encoding response regulator, producing the protein MEHSSDFKAQLSKLRHDLRTPVGHIIGYAEMIEEDLPPDLLKTFSGDLQAIQNAGHKMLALIEDFLGASTASPEEVNVGDAQFQFRMQLNHINGYSEMIFEEATDLDEAEFISDLGNISEAGRAALSLVDAIPQRLLEKNTNKKTAPKKEDKHSPQQDISIINSQIGQGGELLLVDDDPSNRELLRRRVKRMGYSARTVSSGEEALAILETDRFDLVLLDYMMPGLSGLETLQRMKASSRLRTIPVIMLSASDDIEMMVDCILQGAEDYIFKPFNPILLQARISACLEKVRLRQNISKQFRIFISSPGDVIPERRVAKSVIGRLNEEFFGRAYLIPILWEEEPMLASETFQAQIHPPHETEIYVGILWSRIGSPLPDTILRPDGTRYESGTAFEFEDALGGFKQQGSPEMLLYRKQGAPTLSLEDREVILDRLDQIDKLSQYLDRWLIGDDGSYIGAFHMFETEEQLDTMLEMHLRKLVEARLAQDESVHTDAA